One segment of Corynebacterium caspium DSM 44850 DNA contains the following:
- the ctaF gene encoding aa3-type cytochrome oxidase subunit IV, with amino-acid sequence MKSGSRVMYGITMFLFIMVIIYTPATIFVKDDAWIYGIEWAGVVALTLATLLALMLAVYLQFTERRSDILPEDWEEAEIADKAGILGFFSPSSIWPVAMSGAILVLGLGIIYMHYWLIVLGAALLVYTTVRLSMQYGLPREKH; translated from the coding sequence ATGAAATCTGGTTCTCGCGTGATGTATGGCATCACCATGTTCCTCTTCATCATGGTGATCATCTACACGCCCGCTACGATCTTCGTTAAAGATGATGCTTGGATTTATGGCATTGAGTGGGCTGGAGTAGTTGCCCTAACCTTGGCTACTTTATTGGCCCTGATGTTGGCTGTATACCTACAGTTCACTGAACGGCGTTCCGATATCTTGCCAGAGGATTGGGAAGAGGCCGAAATTGCCGATAAGGCTGGCATCCTCGGATTCTTTAGCCCGTCTTCGATTTGGCCAGTAGCGATGTCTGGAGCCATTTTGGTTCTAGGTCTGGGTATCATCTATATGCATTATTGGTTGATTGTGCTTGGGGCAGCGCTCTTGGTCTACACCACCGTGCGACTGAGTATGCAATACGGTCTGCCACGCGAAAAGCACTAA
- a CDS encoding NlpC/P60 family protein translates to MGKHSRESGRRNSRALAFGVASGIFALNCSVLVPALATDLDELIHQLEESSRAATSLNEEVKALEENIANKQHDVDLAREQAHHAADEATLALQAQAGYRVEINRIASSKYRGALKHPGVAHLGAKNPQIALDRKSYLELLARDTERTASNLSLATQIATEKHNIASRAAAAAEFERNELNLRLDKLRKESEDLKQRADSLMAQIDALDTAQRQAWIDKNGPANPELAKMLQEHATSGVVQAALSKIGSPYSWGAVGPDAFDCSGLMVWAYNQQGKSIPRTSQAQLSGGMPVNKAELQPGDIVAFFPGATHVGMYIGEGKIVHASDYGIPVQVVSVDSMPFAGAARY, encoded by the coding sequence ATGGGTAAGCACAGTCGCGAATCGGGGCGCAGAAATTCGCGTGCGCTTGCATTTGGCGTAGCTTCGGGGATTTTTGCGCTTAACTGCAGTGTTTTAGTTCCGGCTTTAGCAACAGATCTTGATGAATTAATCCATCAACTTGAAGAATCCTCACGCGCAGCTACTTCTTTGAACGAGGAAGTAAAAGCTTTAGAAGAAAATATTGCTAATAAGCAGCATGATGTAGACCTAGCAAGAGAACAAGCCCATCATGCAGCAGATGAAGCGACCTTGGCGCTACAAGCCCAAGCTGGGTATCGCGTTGAAATAAATCGCATTGCTAGTTCTAAATATCGAGGAGCACTAAAGCATCCCGGAGTAGCTCATTTAGGTGCAAAGAATCCACAAATAGCTTTGGATCGAAAGTCCTATTTGGAATTATTAGCAAGAGATACTGAGCGCACCGCCTCTAATCTTTCCTTGGCTACTCAAATCGCCACCGAAAAACATAATATTGCTTCGCGCGCTGCCGCTGCCGCAGAATTTGAGCGTAATGAGTTAAATCTGCGCTTAGATAAGCTTCGCAAAGAATCGGAAGATCTAAAGCAGCGCGCAGATAGCTTGATGGCACAGATTGATGCCTTAGATACTGCACAACGTCAAGCGTGGATAGATAAAAACGGCCCAGCTAATCCTGAATTAGCCAAAATGCTACAAGAGCATGCAACTTCAGGCGTGGTTCAGGCAGCACTTAGTAAAATTGGGTCCCCCTATAGCTGGGGAGCGGTGGGGCCAGATGCTTTTGACTGCTCTGGACTAATGGTTTGGGCTTATAACCAACAAGGTAAATCGATTCCACGCACCTCCCAAGCGCAATTATCTGGGGGAATGCCAGTAAATAAAGCAGAACTGCAACCGGGAGATATTGTGGCCTTTTTCCCTGGGGCCACCCATGTAGGAATGTATATAGGCGAAGGCAAGATTGTTCACGCCTCAGACTACGGAATTCCTGTTCAAGTAGTCTCAGTGGACTCCATGCCATTTGCTGGTGCAGCGCGATACTAA
- the qcrA gene encoding cytochrome bc1 complex Rieske iron-sulfur subunit yields the protein MSNENKNYTSAQLRSMSNDELARLGTELDGVTVAYRKERFPVENDPAEKRAVIGLNIWLALAIISGLGFLAVYILWPWHYRGHGESGLWAYTFYTPLLGLTSGLSIISLGVWCVQFVKKMIPEEIAVQKRHDGPSDEVDRQTMTALLNDAWTTSTLGRRKAMQGLLGGGAVVAGLVVGAPLVGGMIHNPWKAREMNYHGDGTLWTSGWSLQRQGVKLYLGRDTSAIAEKHKTDTGTHFSTQGISRLVRMRPEDLDAAGMETVFPLAAEDVNDGDLYDPQRDVYENHMHSIHGPRNAVMLIRLRNSDAAKVVERAGQEDFHYGDYYAYSKICTHIGCPTSLYEAQTNRILCPCHQSQFDALQHGKPVFGPAARALPQLPITVDEDGYLIARDDFIEPVGPAFWERRS from the coding sequence ATGAGCAACGAAAATAAAAATTACACCAGCGCCCAATTGCGCTCCATGAGCAATGATGAGCTAGCGCGTTTGGGCACTGAGCTTGACGGCGTTACTGTTGCTTACCGCAAGGAACGCTTTCCGGTAGAAAATGATCCCGCCGAAAAACGAGCCGTCATAGGTCTAAATATTTGGCTAGCACTAGCCATTATTTCTGGCTTGGGATTCTTAGCCGTATATATTCTGTGGCCCTGGCACTATCGCGGTCACGGAGAATCCGGACTCTGGGCCTACACCTTCTATACTCCACTGCTTGGTTTGACCTCTGGTCTTTCCATTATTTCCCTGGGCGTATGGTGTGTGCAGTTTGTTAAGAAAATGATTCCGGAAGAAATTGCGGTGCAAAAGCGCCACGATGGTCCTTCGGATGAAGTAGACCGTCAAACTATGACGGCTCTGCTTAACGACGCCTGGACTACCTCCACTTTGGGTCGTCGCAAAGCTATGCAAGGTTTGCTCGGCGGTGGGGCAGTAGTAGCTGGTCTAGTAGTCGGCGCTCCTCTAGTTGGCGGCATGATCCACAATCCGTGGAAAGCCCGTGAAATGAACTATCACGGTGACGGAACCTTGTGGACTTCAGGATGGTCATTGCAACGTCAAGGCGTGAAGCTGTACTTGGGTCGCGATACTTCTGCAATTGCTGAAAAGCATAAGACCGATACCGGCACGCACTTTAGTACGCAGGGTATTTCTCGCCTGGTGCGGATGCGCCCTGAAGACCTAGATGCCGCAGGTATGGAAACTGTATTCCCCTTGGCTGCCGAAGACGTTAATGATGGTGATCTTTATGATCCACAACGTGACGTATACGAAAACCACATGCACTCTATTCACGGACCACGCAATGCAGTTATGCTAATTCGCTTGCGTAACTCCGATGCCGCCAAGGTCGTAGAACGTGCAGGCCAGGAAGATTTCCACTACGGCGATTACTACGCCTACTCCAAGATTTGTACCCATATTGGTTGCCCGACTTCGCTCTATGAGGCGCAGACCAATCGCATTCTTTGCCCGTGCCACCAGTCTCAGTTTGACGCTTTGCAACACGGCAAGCCAGTCTTCGGACCAGCCGCCCGTGCTCTCCCGCAGCTGCCAATTACTGTTGATGAAGATGGCTACCTTATCGCCCGGGATGACTTCATTGAGCCCGTCGGCCCGGCTTTCTGGGAGCGTAGGTCCTAA
- the ctaC gene encoding aa3-type cytochrome oxidase subunit II: MNQRNGRGIAKKAGAATLLTVGALSLTGCDVTPPAAIDKVLRMGWPEGITPEAHSLGNFWVWIWVAAWTIGIIMWGLFLVAIFRWSAKRAKREGRGEFPKQLQYNIPLELVLTTIPIVIVMAIFFFTTQAQNKVTALDKNPEVTVDVTGFQWNWKFGYAEIDQKLSPTGSKYMGEDPARQQQAADSAMQPDVNGNLPIHGKSKKDLSYLHFNKIETLGTTEEIPVLVLPSHTPIEFRLASADVSHSFWIPEFLFKRDVYSHPETNQQQRAFQVEEIEREGAFVGRCAELCGTYHAMMNFELRVVTADQFREYLKFRNENPQAPNSEALRHIGEEPYAITTHPFNTDRATPDGNNYVDNNKAA, translated from the coding sequence GTGAATCAGCGAAACGGACGAGGTATCGCCAAGAAAGCAGGAGCAGCAACGCTGCTTACTGTCGGCGCCCTCAGCCTAACTGGCTGCGACGTGACCCCTCCGGCAGCTATCGATAAGGTTTTACGCATGGGGTGGCCGGAAGGCATTACCCCGGAAGCGCATAGCCTCGGTAACTTTTGGGTTTGGATTTGGGTAGCGGCGTGGACCATTGGAATTATCATGTGGGGACTTTTCCTCGTGGCTATCTTCCGTTGGAGCGCTAAGCGCGCCAAGCGAGAGGGTCGTGGAGAATTCCCCAAGCAGTTGCAATACAACATTCCATTGGAACTGGTGTTAACCACCATTCCGATTGTGATTGTTATGGCTATCTTCTTCTTCACCACCCAAGCACAAAATAAAGTTACTGCCCTTGATAAAAACCCAGAAGTAACTGTGGACGTCACGGGATTCCAGTGGAACTGGAAATTCGGTTATGCCGAAATTGACCAAAAGCTTTCTCCCACTGGCTCTAAGTACATGGGTGAGGATCCTGCACGTCAGCAACAGGCCGCAGATAGTGCCATGCAGCCTGATGTAAATGGAAATCTTCCAATCCACGGCAAGTCCAAGAAGGATCTTTCCTACTTGCACTTCAATAAGATTGAAACCCTAGGTACCACCGAAGAAATTCCGGTACTAGTGCTTCCTTCACATACTCCAATCGAGTTCCGTTTAGCTTCCGCTGACGTATCGCACTCTTTCTGGATTCCGGAATTCTTATTCAAGCGAGATGTTTATTCTCACCCGGAGACCAACCAGCAGCAGCGAGCTTTCCAGGTAGAAGAAATTGAACGCGAAGGTGCTTTTGTTGGCCGTTGTGCTGAGCTTTGCGGTACCTATCACGCAATGATGAACTTCGAACTGCGGGTAGTCACTGCAGATCAGTTCCGTGAGTATCTCAAGTTCCGCAATGAGAATCCGCAGGCTCCGAACTCTGAGGCTTTGCGTCATATTGGCGAAGAGCCTTATGCCATCACCACGCACCCCTTCAATACTGATCGTGCAACTCCCGACGGCAATAATTACGTCGACAATAATAAAGCCGCTTAG
- the qcrC gene encoding cytochrome bc1 complex diheme cytochrome c subunit, with translation MDTNRNMTESGPGRQSGHKARTRRKMRRTASGALALTLGLTGAGLLASAMTPDAQVATAARDDQALIQEGKDIYDVACITCHGENLQGIKDRGPSLIGVGAGAVYFQVHSGRMPMMSNDAQAERKAPRYTESQALAMAAYIAAQGGGPDLVYDPDGSIAMESLRGKNFDGKIDPADISRGSELFRLNCASCHNFTGRGGALSSGKYAPVLDPANEQEIYQAMLTGPQNMPKFSDRQLTADEKKDIIAYIKASSETPSPGGWSLGGIGPVAEGFFMWFVGIVALIVAAIWIGTRS, from the coding sequence ATGGATACCAACCGAAACATGACTGAAAGCGGCCCCGGCCGTCAGTCTGGCCATAAGGCTCGTACCCGCCGCAAAATGCGGCGTACGGCTAGCGGCGCTTTGGCGCTTACCCTTGGCCTGACCGGCGCTGGTCTGCTGGCAAGCGCCATGACTCCTGACGCGCAGGTTGCCACCGCTGCTCGTGATGATCAAGCTCTAATTCAAGAAGGCAAAGACATCTACGATGTTGCATGTATTACCTGCCACGGAGAAAACCTCCAAGGTATTAAAGACCGTGGTCCTTCTTTGATTGGTGTCGGCGCCGGTGCTGTGTACTTCCAAGTGCACTCTGGCCGCATGCCCATGATGTCTAATGACGCACAGGCAGAACGTAAAGCACCGCGCTACACCGAAAGTCAAGCACTAGCTATGGCTGCATATATTGCAGCCCAAGGCGGCGGTCCAGATCTGGTTTATGACCCAGATGGTTCAATCGCTATGGAAAGCCTCCGCGGCAAGAATTTCGACGGAAAGATTGATCCCGCCGATATTAGCCGTGGCTCCGAGCTCTTCCGGCTAAATTGTGCCTCTTGCCATAATTTCACTGGACGTGGCGGCGCCCTATCTTCTGGTAAATACGCTCCGGTACTAGACCCTGCAAACGAGCAGGAAATATACCAAGCGATGCTTACTGGTCCCCAAAATATGCCTAAGTTCTCGGACCGTCAGCTCACTGCTGATGAGAAGAAGGACATCATCGCTTATATCAAAGCCAGTTCTGAAACGCCTTCACCCGGTGGCTGGTCATTAGGTGGTATTGGTCCAGTTGCTGAAGGCTTCTTCATGTGGTTCGTGGGGATCGTGGCACTGATTGTCGCTGCTATCTGGATTGGAACGCGCTCATGA
- a CDS encoding C40 family peptidase, whose translation MAKHRKQDKSSVRRVATASALAVGAVALAPGTANAAQVFVPDTGIMVDVPGIENIPGIQSVPGVEQWIPSLSSQASMGNYSANISGSSSNAPVVGNNIVEIAQSKIGAPYVYGAAGPTAFDCSGFTSWVYSQVGKAIPRTSQSQVAAGVPVAYNDLRPGDIVAFYGGASHVGIYAGNGQIIDALNSGVPVGLRPLSLMPFHSAVRF comes from the coding sequence GTGGCTAAGCACCGTAAGCAGGATAAGAGTTCGGTTCGCCGTGTGGCTACCGCCTCCGCGCTTGCCGTAGGCGCAGTTGCCCTGGCACCCGGCACCGCCAATGCAGCCCAAGTATTCGTTCCTGATACTGGCATCATGGTCGACGTTCCCGGGATTGAGAATATTCCTGGTATTCAATCGGTACCTGGCGTCGAGCAGTGGATTCCTTCCCTGTCTAGCCAGGCATCAATGGGTAATTACAGCGCAAATATAAGCGGTTCTTCTAGCAATGCTCCGGTAGTTGGAAACAACATTGTAGAAATTGCGCAAAGTAAGATCGGCGCTCCTTATGTATATGGCGCGGCAGGTCCTACCGCATTCGACTGCTCAGGGTTTACCTCTTGGGTATATTCACAGGTTGGAAAGGCCATCCCGCGTACCTCACAATCACAGGTAGCTGCTGGCGTTCCAGTTGCTTATAACGATCTGCGCCCTGGCGATATCGTCGCTTTCTACGGAGGAGCTTCTCACGTAGGTATTTACGCCGGCAATGGTCAAATCATTGACGCTCTTAACTCTGGTGTTCCCGTAGGACTTCGTCCGCTTTCGTTAATGCCTTTCCACTCCGCTGTTCGGTTCTAG
- the asnB gene encoding asparagine synthase (glutamine-hydrolyzing) codes for MCGLLGFLSADGTAPAYSTAVTTALECMRHRGPDDSEVCGDAHVVFGFNRLAIVDIEHSSQPLQWGTADTEDRYTLVFNGEIYNYVELRQELREAGYTFKTEGDSETIVVGYHHWGQAVVDHLRGMFAFAIWDAVEKQLFLGRDPFGIKPLFMATTPAGTVFSSEKKSILSLASHLNIATDLDLRAVEHYVDLQYVPEPETLQKGIERLESGCTALIEPGKAPTIKRYFQPKFITKSVSKGQEEELFSRIAAALEDSVAKHMRADVTVGSFLSGGIDSTAIAALAKRHNPDLLTFTTGFEREGYSEIDVAAESAAAIGAEHIIKVVSPEEYAAAVPKIMWYLDDPVADPSLVPLYFVAAEARKHVKVVLSGEGADELFGGYTIYKEPLSLAPFEYIPTPLRKGLNHLSRILPDGMKGKSLLERGSMTMEERYYGNARSFNFEQMQRVIPWARREWDHREITAPIYAESTHMDPVARMQHLDLFTWMRGDILVKADKITMANSLELRVPFLDKVVFDVAQSIPHDLKIAQGTTKYALRRALENIVPAHVLHRKKLGFPVPMRHWLAGEELHGWALDVINASDTSDIFNKQEVLAMLAEHRQGVADHSRRLWTVLAFMIWHGIFIEERIHPQIDTPDYPVTL; via the coding sequence ATGTGTGGACTTCTCGGTTTTCTTTCAGCAGACGGCACTGCCCCGGCTTATTCAACTGCAGTGACCACTGCCCTGGAATGCATGCGACATCGTGGCCCCGACGATAGTGAAGTATGCGGTGATGCCCATGTCGTCTTTGGATTTAATCGGCTGGCAATCGTAGATATTGAGCATTCCAGTCAGCCACTACAGTGGGGGACAGCGGACACCGAAGACCGCTATACCTTGGTCTTTAATGGGGAGATTTATAACTACGTAGAACTTCGGCAAGAACTGCGCGAAGCCGGGTATACCTTCAAAACAGAAGGCGATTCTGAAACCATTGTGGTGGGCTACCACCACTGGGGCCAAGCAGTAGTTGACCACCTGCGCGGCATGTTCGCTTTCGCTATTTGGGATGCTGTCGAAAAACAGCTTTTCTTAGGCCGCGATCCCTTCGGCATTAAGCCACTATTTATGGCCACCACCCCCGCAGGTACGGTGTTTTCCTCAGAGAAGAAGTCCATTCTTTCTTTGGCCAGCCACTTAAATATTGCTACCGACCTTGATTTGCGTGCGGTGGAACACTACGTAGATCTGCAGTATGTGCCAGAACCAGAAACCTTGCAAAAAGGTATTGAACGCCTCGAATCTGGCTGCACGGCACTTATCGAACCAGGTAAAGCTCCTACTATCAAGCGCTATTTCCAGCCAAAATTTATTACCAAATCCGTATCAAAAGGCCAGGAAGAAGAACTCTTTTCCCGTATTGCAGCAGCCCTAGAAGATAGCGTTGCAAAGCATATGCGCGCCGATGTCACTGTGGGATCCTTCCTTTCTGGTGGCATAGATTCTACGGCTATTGCAGCCTTAGCTAAGCGTCATAATCCAGATTTACTGACCTTTACTACTGGATTTGAGCGCGAAGGTTATTCTGAAATTGATGTGGCCGCGGAATCAGCGGCAGCTATCGGGGCAGAGCATATTATTAAGGTAGTTTCCCCAGAAGAATATGCCGCAGCGGTGCCAAAAATTATGTGGTATTTGGATGACCCCGTGGCCGACCCGTCATTAGTTCCCCTCTATTTTGTTGCTGCAGAAGCTCGCAAACACGTCAAAGTAGTGCTTTCCGGGGAGGGCGCTGACGAACTATTTGGCGGCTACACCATTTATAAGGAACCACTATCCCTTGCACCTTTTGAATATATACCTACCCCTTTGCGGAAAGGCCTAAACCATCTTTCGCGGATTCTTCCCGATGGTATGAAGGGTAAATCCCTGCTAGAGCGCGGTTCTATGACTATGGAAGAACGCTATTATGGCAATGCTCGCTCCTTTAATTTTGAGCAGATGCAAAGGGTAATTCCGTGGGCCCGGCGCGAATGGGATCACCGAGAAATTACAGCTCCGATATATGCCGAATCTACTCATATGGATCCAGTGGCTCGGATGCAGCATCTGGATTTATTTACTTGGATGCGCGGCGATATTTTGGTCAAGGCCGATAAAATCACGATGGCTAACTCCCTGGAATTACGGGTGCCCTTCCTTGATAAAGTTGTATTTGACGTGGCGCAATCCATTCCGCACGATCTAAAAATCGCCCAAGGTACCACTAAATATGCTTTGCGACGCGCCCTGGAAAATATAGTTCCAGCCCACGTATTACATCGCAAAAAATTAGGATTCCCGGTTCCCATGCGACATTGGCTAGCCGGTGAAGAGCTACACGGCTGGGCTTTAGATGTGATTAACGCTTCAGATACTTCCGATATTTTCAATAAACAGGAAGTTTTGGCAATGTTGGCCGAGCATCGCCAAGGTGTTGCAGATCATTCACGACGCCTGTGGACAGTATTGGCATTTATGATTTGGCACGGAATCTTTATTGAGGAGCGGATCCATCCGCAGATTGATACCCCCGATTATCCGGTAACTCTTTAA
- the qcrB gene encoding cytochrome bc1 complex cytochrome b subunit produces the protein MSNKLAEIGNNIDSRYTAAAGMRRQINKVFPTHWSFMLGEIALYSFIILLLTGVYLALFFDPSITKVIYDGAYLPLNGVEMSRAYHTALDLSFEVRGGLFVRQMHHWAALMFMFSMVAHMLRIFFTGAFRRPREANWIIGCTLLLLGMAEGFMGYSLPDDLLSGVGLRIMSAIVVSLPIIGTWLHWLIFGGDFPSELMLDRFYIAHVLIIPGIILGLIAAHLALVWYQKHTQFPGAGRTENNVVGIRILPVFAVKSVGFGLLTAGTLALMAGLTSINAIWNLGPYNPAQVSAGSQPDIYMLWTDGLARVMPAWELYLGPYTIPGVFWVALIAGLCVALLISYPFIEAKATGDTAHHNLLQRPRDVPVRSGLGAMALTFFILLTISGGNDIIAYHFQISLNAMTWVGRIGLVILPPLAYFITYRICIGLQRADREVLEHGIETGTILQLPNGAFVEVHQPLGPVDEHGHPIPLEYAGAKVPHQLNELGFADRLSYGSLFKPDPEHIQEQKRRIAIANHEEELNTLANLNEANREIDKLQGKE, from the coding sequence ATGAGTAATAAACTTGCCGAGATAGGCAACAACATAGATTCCCGCTATACGGCTGCGGCCGGTATGCGGCGTCAGATCAATAAAGTATTTCCAACTCACTGGTCATTTATGCTCGGTGAGATTGCACTGTACAGCTTTATTATCTTGCTGCTAACTGGTGTTTATCTAGCCCTGTTCTTCGACCCGTCTATCACTAAGGTGATTTATGACGGCGCATATCTTCCGCTTAATGGCGTGGAGATGTCGCGTGCATATCACACTGCTTTAGATCTTTCTTTTGAAGTGCGTGGTGGACTATTTGTTCGTCAGATGCACCACTGGGCAGCCTTGATGTTCATGTTCTCGATGGTGGCTCACATGCTGCGCATCTTCTTCACCGGGGCATTCCGTCGCCCTCGTGAAGCTAACTGGATTATTGGCTGCACCTTGCTCTTGCTAGGTATGGCTGAAGGCTTCATGGGCTATTCCTTGCCCGATGATTTGCTCTCCGGTGTAGGTCTGCGAATTATGTCCGCCATCGTGGTTAGCTTGCCAATTATTGGCACCTGGTTGCACTGGCTCATTTTCGGTGGAGACTTCCCCTCCGAACTGATGCTAGATCGCTTCTATATTGCCCACGTATTGATCATTCCTGGCATTATTCTTGGCTTGATCGCGGCTCACTTAGCTCTAGTTTGGTACCAGAAGCACACCCAGTTCCCTGGAGCTGGGCGTACCGAAAATAATGTTGTAGGTATTCGGATTCTGCCAGTATTTGCTGTTAAATCCGTAGGTTTCGGGCTACTTACTGCAGGTACCTTGGCTTTGATGGCCGGTCTTACCAGCATTAACGCTATTTGGAATCTAGGCCCTTATAACCCTGCTCAAGTATCTGCTGGTTCCCAGCCCGATATTTATATGCTGTGGACTGACGGTCTAGCTCGTGTAATGCCGGCATGGGAACTCTACCTTGGCCCTTATACTATTCCGGGTGTTTTCTGGGTAGCTCTAATTGCTGGACTCTGCGTAGCACTACTTATCTCCTATCCATTTATTGAAGCCAAAGCTACTGGCGACACCGCTCACCACAACCTGCTGCAACGTCCGCGTGACGTCCCGGTACGTTCTGGTCTTGGCGCCATGGCTTTGACCTTCTTCATCTTGCTTACGATCTCTGGTGGTAACGACATCATCGCCTACCACTTCCAGATTTCGCTGAATGCAATGACCTGGGTAGGACGTATTGGCCTGGTAATTCTGCCTCCGCTGGCTTATTTCATTACATACCGTATTTGTATCGGCCTCCAGCGTGCAGACCGTGAAGTCTTGGAGCACGGTATCGAAACCGGTACCATCCTCCAGCTTCCCAACGGTGCATTCGTGGAAGTACACCAGCCCCTTGGTCCTGTAGACGAGCACGGACATCCAATTCCGCTCGAATACGCCGGAGCTAAAGTACCGCACCAGCTCAATGAACTCGGTTTTGCAGATCGACTTTCCTATGGATCTTTGTTCAAGCCAGATCCTGAACATATTCAAGAGCAGAAGCGTCGCATCGCTATAGCTAACCACGAGGAAGAGTTAAATACTCTAGCTAACCTCAACGAAGCTAATCGCGAAATCGACAAGCTGCAGGGCAAAGAATAA
- the ctaE gene encoding aa3-type cytochrome oxidase subunit III yields MTSAISNPSTTGPQRVPALNRPNMVSVGTILFLSQELMFFAGLFAMWFTSRANGQSGDWSEQTEHLNTWYAAVITVVLVTSSVTSQFGVFAAERGDVYKLRTWYIVTIALGAIFLCLQGYEYFHLIEAGVTIPSSVFASVFFITTGFHAAHVLAGVLAFVVILLRIWKAKFTPAQATAAMAVSYYWHFVDVIWIGLFFIVYVIQ; encoded by the coding sequence GTGACGAGCGCAATTTCAAACCCCAGTACGACGGGACCACAACGAGTTCCGGCACTGAACCGACCCAATATGGTCAGTGTCGGCACCATCTTGTTCCTGTCCCAGGAATTGATGTTCTTCGCCGGACTATTCGCGATGTGGTTCACCTCGCGAGCTAATGGCCAGTCAGGAGACTGGAGCGAACAAACTGAGCACCTCAATACGTGGTATGCCGCAGTTATTACGGTCGTTCTAGTCACCTCCTCTGTAACCTCGCAGTTCGGCGTCTTCGCAGCAGAAAGAGGTGACGTCTATAAACTCCGGACCTGGTACATTGTCACGATCGCATTAGGTGCGATCTTCTTGTGCCTGCAGGGATATGAATACTTCCACTTGATCGAAGCCGGCGTAACTATTCCTAGTTCCGTATTTGCATCGGTCTTCTTCATAACAACAGGTTTCCACGCAGCTCACGTGCTGGCAGGTGTTCTTGCCTTCGTAGTGATTTTGCTGCGTATTTGGAAGGCCAAGTTCACCCCAGCACAAGCAACCGCAGCCATGGCAGTTTCGTACTACTGGCACTTTGTTGACGTCATCTGGATTGGACTGTTCTTCATTGTTTATGTGATTCAGTAA
- a CDS encoding HesB/IscA family protein translates to MTAPSTSTGVILTEAAATKAKALLDQEGRADLALRIAVQPGGCAGLRYQLYFDDRALDGDKEDIIGGVRLVVDKMSVPYLAGATIDFADTIEQQGFTIDNPNAGGSCACGDSFN, encoded by the coding sequence ATGACCGCACCATCTACGTCCACGGGCGTCATTCTTACTGAAGCCGCAGCAACTAAGGCTAAGGCGTTGTTGGACCAAGAAGGTCGCGCCGATTTGGCGTTGCGTATTGCTGTGCAGCCAGGCGGTTGTGCTGGTTTGCGTTATCAGCTTTATTTCGATGACCGCGCTCTTGATGGCGATAAAGAAGACATTATTGGGGGAGTGCGCCTGGTAGTAGACAAGATGTCGGTACCTTATTTAGCTGGTGCCACCATTGATTTCGCCGATACCATTGAACAACAAGGTTTCACCATCGATAACCCCAATGCCGGTGGTTCTTGTGCTTGTGGCGATTCCTTTAACTAA